GTTTCCAGCAGATCGTTGCACAAACCGAATATCCCGGCCGCATCCAGCACTTGCTCGGTGAAACCCTTGCCGCCAGCGTGCTGCTCAGCGGCACCTTGAAGTTCGAAGGCACGCTGTCCATCCAGGCTCAAGGCGACGGCCCGGTACGGACCTTGCTAGCAGAATGTAGTCATGACCGTGCGATTCGTGGTATCGCGCGTTTCGATACCACGCCGACTGGCGAGAGTCTCGACGATATCCTGGGCACGGGCCGCATGGCGATCACCATCACGCCGGAACAGGGGCAGCGCTACCAGGGCGTCGTGCCGCGCGAGCATGATAACCTGAGCGAATGCCTGGAGGATTATTTCGAACGTTCCGAGCAGATCGAGACCCGGCTGTTCCTGTTCGCCGACGGTAACCAGGCCGCTGGTCTGCTGCTGCAGCGCCTTCCCGGAGACAAGTCGCTGGACGAGGACCTCTGGCAGCGCGTGGGACACCTGGCCAGCACCCTGAAAGCTGGCGAACTGCTGGAACTGGAAAGCGAGACGGTGTTGCACCGCCTGTTCCATGAAGAAAACGTACGGCTGTTCGATCCCGAGCCCGTCCGTTTCCAGTGCAGCTGCTCCCGGGAACGCACCCTGGCGGCGCTGGAATCGATCGGGCAGGACGAGTGTTACAGCATCCTGGACGAGCAGGGGGCCATCGAAATGGATTGCCAGTTCTGCCATGCCCAGTACCGTTTTGACCGCAACGATATCGACCAGTTGTTCCATGGCCATTCGCTGCATTAACCGAGCTTAAAAATAGTACGCTAGATTGCCCGCAGAGCCCACAACCGTGCGCCTTCCCGGGCAGTCGTTTTTTACCGGGCTCTCTGGCATAATAGCGCGCCTGATTGTTCACGAAACCGCCAGCTTCGGGCTTGGGTAGTCCCGTCCCCGGCATCGAATCGAACAATTTCGAATACATCTCTAGGGCGAGGTCGAAGTGAGTAACGCTTACACTGATTTGAGTTCTGCGCGGCTGGTTGAACTGGCGCTGGAACGCAACGAAGGCCGTCTGGCATCCAACGGCTCCCTGGTCGTCAAGACCGGCGCACGGACCGGAC
The window above is part of the Marinobacter nanhaiticus D15-8W genome. Proteins encoded here:
- the hslO gene encoding Hsp33 family molecular chaperone HslO, with the translated sequence MALDDQFQRFLFDDSQVRGEWVRLSDSFQQIVAQTEYPGRIQHLLGETLAASVLLSGTLKFEGTLSIQAQGDGPVRTLLAECSHDRAIRGIARFDTTPTGESLDDILGTGRMAITITPEQGQRYQGVVPREHDNLSECLEDYFERSEQIETRLFLFADGNQAAGLLLQRLPGDKSLDEDLWQRVGHLASTLKAGELLELESETVLHRLFHEENVRLFDPEPVRFQCSCSRERTLAALESIGQDECYSILDEQGAIEMDCQFCHAQYRFDRNDIDQLFHGHSLH